One genomic region from Gouania willdenowi unplaced genomic scaffold, fGouWil2.1 scaffold_313_arrow_ctg1, whole genome shotgun sequence encodes:
- the LOC114459445 gene encoding trace amine-associated receptor 3-like isoform X2, with product MSTPDEAELCYPHLGNSSCRRIVRSHSVSVLLHIILSSISVLTVTLNLLVIISISHFRKLHTPTNFLLLSLAVSDFSVGS from the exons ATGAGCACACCTGATGAAGCTGAGCTCTGCTATCCACACCTGGGAAACTCTTCATGCAGGAGGATCGTGCGTTCTCACTCAGTGTCTGTGCTCCTTCACAtcatcctgtcctccatctctgtGCTCACTGTGACTCTCAACCTGCTGGTCATCATCTCCATCTCACACTTCAG GAAGCTGCACACTCCcaccaacttcctcctcctctctctggctGTGTCAGATTTCTCTGTTGG atcctga
- the LOC114459445 gene encoding trace amine-associated receptor 3-like isoform X1, with translation MSTPDEAELCYPHLGNSSCRRIVRSHSVSVLLHIILSSISVLTVTLNLLVIISISHFRKLHTPTNFLLLSLAVSDFSVGFVWVFMIFLINGCWFLGAGWCVFNAFLSYVVPSASIGTVVLISVDRYVAVCDPMHYQTKVTKNRANICIVLCWVGSTVYHTVILKDNIENPGGFDSCAGECALYLPPFAGVIDLIFSFIIPFSIIVVLYVRVFIVAVSQAQAMRSHVTVVTLQSSQKVNRSELKAARALGVVVVVFLLCLTPLYIVLLTSGFGVKNVSSFIFVVGLVFFNSLLNPVIYVFLYPWFRKCVKCVFSLQILKSGSSEANIL, from the exons ATGAGCACACCTGATGAAGCTGAGCTCTGCTATCCACACCTGGGAAACTCTTCATGCAGGAGGATCGTGCGTTCTCACTCAGTGTCTGTGCTCCTTCACAtcatcctgtcctccatctctgtGCTCACTGTGACTCTCAACCTGCTGGTCATCATCTCCATCTCACACTTCAG GAAGCTGCACACTCCcaccaacttcctcctcctctctctggctGTGTCAGATTTCTCTGTTGGGTTTGTCTGGGTTTTTATGATTTTCCTTATCAATGGCTGTTGGTTTTTAGGTGCAGGctggtgtgtttttaatgcttttttaagtTATGTTGTACCCTCTGCTTCAATAGGAACTGTTGTGTTGATATCAGTTGATCGTTATGTGGCTGTTTGTGATCCAATGCACTATCAAACTAAAGTCACTAAAAACAGAGCAAATATATGTATTGTcctatgttgggttggttctaCTGTCTATCATACTGTGATACTCAAAGATAACATTGAAAATCCAGGTGGGTTTGATTCCTGTGCTGGAGAATGTGCACTTTATTTACCTCCTTTTGCTGGAGTTATTGATCTAATTTTCTCTTTCATCATTCCATTCAGCATCATAGTGGtcctgtatgtgagagtgtttatagtggctgtgtctcaggcccaggccatgcgctctcatgttacagtggtgacacttcagagttcacagaaggttaacaggtcagagctgaaagctgctagagctctgggtgtagtggttgttgtgtttctattgtgtttAACTCCACTTTACATTGTTTTACTTACATCAGGGTTTGGAGTAAAAAATGTatcatcttttatttttgttgtaggtcTGGTTTTCTTCAACTCTctgcttaaccctgtgatctatgtgtttctgtatccctggttcaggaaatgtgtgaaatgtgttttttctcttcagatcctgaagtctggctccagtgaggccaacatactgtaa